Proteins from a genomic interval of Enterococcus faecium:
- a CDS encoding YlbF family regulator produces the protein MSNIYDSANQIEREIRELPEFKALKEAYEKVQANEEAHKLFKDFQAMQIELQEKQMSGQEFSDEDAMKAQEMAVKIQSEEVINDLMQKEQGFSTIINDLNRIIMTPVRDLYSE, from the coding sequence ATGTCAAACATCTACGATAGCGCGAATCAAATCGAACGTGAGATCCGTGAATTACCAGAATTCAAAGCGTTGAAAGAAGCGTACGAGAAAGTACAAGCAAACGAAGAAGCACACAAACTGTTCAAAGACTTCCAAGCGATGCAAATCGAATTACAAGAAAAACAAATGAGTGGACAAGAGTTCAGCGACGAAGATGCAATGAAAGCACAAGAAATGGCTGTGAAAATCCAATCAGAAGAAGTAATCAATGACTTGATGCAAAAAGAGCAAGGCTTCAGTACAATCATCAATGACTTGAACCGTATCATCATGACACCAGTTCGCGACCTTTACAGCGAATAA